One Formosa agariphila KMM 3901 genomic window, TCTCTTCGAAGTCATAAACCCAATGAGTAATTTTATCAATAGCTTTAACTCCGCGAATAGTTTTTCCTAATGGATTTATTTCAGCTTCTTGCTGAATTTTTATTTCTGTTGGTAATTCTTTAAATCTATCCATTTCCTCATTAAGCCCAACGGCAGTCTGTCTAATAACTTGCTTCGTTTTTATATATTTCTACTAAAATACAGTTTTTTCTATTAGACGTGAGCTAAGATTCTATATTTTGAATTTTGTTTGTAGGGTTCTTCAAAACTTGTTAGAATAGCTGTAAAAAGCCTAATTAAAGACCTGTGAGCTTGAACACGAGGTGTATTTGTTTTTCTAATGATATTCCAAATTCTTTTTAAGTTATAGGCAATAAACATAAACCCTACATCTGTACTAGCACGTTGTATCGTTTTTTAGTCATAATATAATCAAAACTCCACTGGCGTTTTAATAAGCTTCTAATACAGGCTTTTGCCATCGCCAAATCTAGTTTAATATATGATGATTCTTATAGAAGTACTTTAGTGAAAAGTTAATGCTTTTTTACTTGTTTTTTTACCACAGTACTTTGTTGTGTGTAGTGTTTTTATTCAGATGGTTTGTTAAATCTGTCATATATTTTTTGTTCATATACACTCGCTGATAGAATTTCATCTTGTTTAATTATAATATCAGTATTTAGGTGTATTGAATCAATATTTTCATCTGCTTGTTCTTCTATATCTTTAATAAATTCCTCTACTACTTTGAAGTAATCTGTAGTTATGTGTAATCTTTTAGTTTCGCTATCTCTATATCCACTTATTATTGGTGTTATTGTCAGATAATTAGTTTTTTGCGGAATAGGAATTGTTTCAGAAAAACCAACGTAAACTTTATTGTTTTTTAAAGTTATTTGCATAGCAAAACCTTTTTCCACAGAGTCTTTAAACAATCTTTCTATCTCATCTCCATTCTGTCTAATTGCCCAAATTATTGGTTCATCATTTTTGTATTTTTTTCTTATGATTTTATTACTTAACCAAGTGATAATTAATCCAATAATGCAAGAAATAATCACAGTCCAAAAATAATCGGGTTTTTCGATTGGTACAAATTGTAAGAAATCTATGGTTTTAGAAATTATTGGTTTATAAAAAAACTCTAAAACAGTACGTATAGTGAATCCAAAAGTTACTGTTAAAATTCCTATTCCGACAGATTCAAACAATATCCGATTTCTGGAAAGTCTTTGTAAATTATACTTAAAAAGTAAGGAAAAAGTTAGGATTAAATATCCTGTAATAATTGGTAATAAAAATAAATTATACGGCACTTGCTTTACTTTGAGATATTTGTTCTTTAATAGATTCAGAATTTTTTATCTCATTAATGATATCTTGAATGTCTTTCCTTTTATAAAAAACTTTTTTATCAACGTAAAGTCTGCCTCCAAAAGTACCACGAAGTCCTGTGTCTTTTGTTTTTGGTTTACCTATAAATGAAAAACTTATCTTTGCCATAATATCAAATATACTACAAATTTTATTCCAAATCAACTTTATTCTGTTCAATAGCGTGTTTTTACATTACACACAACGGCAGTCCGTCTAATAACCGACTGCAATTTTATATATTTCTACTAAAATACAGTTTTTTCTATTAGACGTGAGTTAAGATTCTATATTTTGAATTTTGTTTCTAGGGTTCTTCAAAACTTGTTAGAATAGCTGTAAAAAGCCTAATTAAAGACCTGTGAGCTTGAACACGAGGTGTATTTGTTTTTCTAATGATATTCCAAATTCTTTTTAAGTTATAGGCAATAAACATAAACCCTACATCTGCACTAGCACGTTGTATCGTTTTTTTAGTCATAATATGATCAAAACTCCACTGGCGTTTTATGGTTCCGTATGGATGCTCTACAATGGCTTGGCGTTTTTTATAAGCATCAGGATTTTGTAATACGCTCTTTGCGTTGGCTTCAATATATTTATGGAATTCACTGCGCTGTACTACTTTTCCATTTACTTTAGACGTGGTGCATAATGCTCTTGCGGGGCAAGCTTTACATTTGTTTGTTTTATATTGTTTGAAACGATAATTACGCCCTTTATAAGTGCTGCCATTACTTTTAAGTATGTTTCCTTCCGGGCAAGTATAGGTGTCGTTTTCTTTGTTATACTTAAAATGTTCTGAGTTATAGTTAGGATCTGGAGCTTGCGATGCTCTTCCTATTCCAGGAATAGCAACAAGGGTTTTAATACCCAGTTTATTAGCAGTTTTAAATTCACTTCCCGTATGATATCCTTTGTCATAGAGCACCGTAAAGGTGTTCGTTCCTAAAATAGTTTTAGCTCTTTGTAACATCTGTCCCATAGCCTTGGAGTCGTTTTTATTGGTAACCAAGTAGTCGAACGGAATATTGTGATCTGCGTCTACAGTAGATTGTACACAGTAAGCAACTTCAGTAATATTGTTACGCACAATTAAATGCTTGATATCGGGATCAGAGGTAGAAATTTGTGGTTCTTCTGAAGCCTTCAACTGTGCATTTAGTTTTTCGTATTCTTTTCTGCGACCTTGATGTTTATCAATATCTTTCTTAATTTTCTCTTTTTCATTTTCACTATCACTTTGCTCAAGAGCTTTATTGTACTGCTCTAATTTATTGTCAATATAATCTATGTGACGCTGTATTTTCTTCTTATTAAAATTGTTTTTCTTACTATTCTGAGCTCTAAACTTAGTACTGTCTCCAGCTATAAGTGTAGCGCCTATAAGCCCAAAATTACGTGCAATTTGTACGGTAGCAAAGAACACTTTTTTAATAGCCTTTGCATTATCTTTTCTGAAATTGCTGATGGTGTTGTGATCTGGAGCTAGCGATTCAAGCAGCCACATGACTTCAATGTTACGCCTGCATTCTTTTTCTAATTGTCTTGAAGAACGAATACGGTTCATGTATCCGTAGATGTAAAGTTTGAGAAGAACAGCTGGGTTATAGGCAGGAGGACCGTTTTCGGTAAAGTCTGAACGGAATCCAAGTTCAGCAAGGTTAAGTGAATCTACAAATTGATCTATAGACCTTACGCTATTCTCGGAATCTATTGAATCATCAAGAGAAACAGGAAAAAGACAGGTCTGTTTTCGGTCTTTTCCAGGTATGAATTTCATAACTAAAAGATACAAAAATCACCTGAAAATCACTTGAGAACTTCTAAAAAATGTAACTAAAAAAGCAATAGTTATTAGACAGTCTGACGGTTTCGTATAACCGTCAGTTACGGGTTAAATTAGCGATTATTTTCGGTTTAGCACAGGCTTTAGCAATTCCGAGTGGATTCGGACGTAGTCGAATCCGCCGTAATTGCGGTTATACATTGTTGTAGCCAGTTTTTTATCTGTCCCAACCATCAATCAAGTATTTTTTTTCAGTCAGTTTTTTTTCTTTTCCCGAACTTTCAGATTTAAACCATAATTCAAATCGAGTCGGATAGAAGTTTTCAAATGTTCCTTCGTCAATTACTGTTCTCCCTTCATAGAGTTTATATTCGTTGCTCAATTCTGATATTTCATTTTTCGTTCGGTTATTTAATTTCCATTCTGATAATTGAATATTTTTAGTCAATTCATACGCTTTAATAAATAATTCACCTTTTTCACTCGGTTTATGCCACATATAAAAGTCATACCCAGAATATCCATTTCCAATTACCAATATTTTTTCTTGTTCAACTTTTAAATTTCTTAAAGAATCAATTTGTCTATTTGATAAAAATAAGATTGGTTTCTCAAATTTTAGATTTTCAGGGATTTCTATATTATAAAATCTTTCATCTCCTTTATTTTCATTTGCGATTTCTAAAAATAACCAAAATACAA contains:
- a CDS encoding IS1182 family transposase, yielding MKFIPGKDRKQTCLFPVSLDDSIDSENSVRSIDQFVDSLNLAELGFRSDFTENGPPAYNPAVLLKLYIYGYMNRIRSSRQLEKECRRNIEVMWLLESLAPDHNTISNFRKDNAKAIKKVFFATVQIARNFGLIGATLIAGDSTKFRAQNSKKNNFNKKKIQRHIDYIDNKLEQYNKALEQSDSENEKEKIKKDIDKHQGRRKEYEKLNAQLKASEEPQISTSDPDIKHLIVRNNITEVAYCVQSTVDADHNIPFDYLVTNKNDSKAMGQMLQRAKTILGTNTFTVLYDKGYHTGSEFKTANKLGIKTLVAIPGIGRASQAPDPNYNSEHFKYNKENDTYTCPEGNILKSNGSTYKGRNYRFKQYKTNKCKACPARALCTTSKVNGKVVQRSEFHKYIEANAKSVLQNPDAYKKRQAIVEHPYGTIKRQWSFDHIMTKKTIQRASADVGFMFIAYNLKRIWNIIRKTNTPRVQAHRSLIRLFTAILTSFEEP